From the genome of Archangium lipolyticum, one region includes:
- a CDS encoding class I SAM-dependent rRNA methyltransferase, with protein sequence MPKPTPGPRHDRRPGAPAGRNKRPQHRPEVVAPDRTSPEIGPDGLPQVQLIRRGVDRWQAGHPWIYRADLNGDPALQGGEVVRVMDARGWFLGKAFYSKQSKISLRWLSYEDVAVDTDFFRQRLALADAMRRRALPGETTYRVVHGEADLLPGLVVDRYGDCLSVQFLIPATEQRKQLIVDLLVELFKPRAIINRSDVGVRALEGLPQEKGVLYGTSPGPVAYDEGLVRVRADLMEGQKTGAFLDQRENHVVASQYAFGEALDCFSYVGGFALQLATRAKSVTAVEISDQAAAQLRENAASNKLTNVDVVVANAFDFLRDAVDEGRKFDTIVLDPPSFAKNKDAIEGALRGYKEINLRAMQLLRPGGYLISASCTYHIDEQGFEDMLASAAADAKRRVQIIEKRGAGKDHPVLLNLRETRYLKCFVLRVL encoded by the coding sequence ATGCCCAAGCCAACCCCAGGACCCCGTCACGACCGCCGCCCCGGAGCCCCCGCCGGCCGCAACAAGCGCCCCCAGCACCGCCCCGAGGTGGTCGCCCCGGACCGGACCTCTCCGGAGATCGGCCCCGATGGGCTGCCCCAGGTCCAGCTCATCCGCCGAGGCGTCGACCGCTGGCAGGCCGGCCACCCGTGGATCTACCGCGCCGACCTCAACGGCGACCCCGCCCTCCAGGGTGGCGAGGTGGTGCGCGTCATGGATGCCCGCGGCTGGTTCCTGGGCAAGGCCTTCTACTCGAAGCAGTCGAAGATCTCCCTGCGCTGGCTCTCCTACGAGGACGTGGCGGTGGACACGGACTTCTTCCGCCAGCGCCTGGCCCTCGCGGATGCGATGCGCCGCCGTGCCCTGCCCGGAGAGACCACCTACCGCGTGGTGCACGGCGAGGCGGACCTGCTGCCCGGCCTCGTGGTGGATCGCTACGGCGACTGCCTGAGCGTGCAGTTCCTCATCCCCGCCACCGAGCAGCGCAAGCAGCTCATCGTCGACCTGCTGGTGGAGCTGTTCAAGCCGCGCGCCATCATCAACCGCTCGGACGTGGGCGTACGCGCGTTGGAGGGTCTGCCCCAGGAGAAGGGCGTGCTGTACGGCACGTCCCCTGGACCCGTGGCCTATGACGAGGGCCTGGTGCGCGTGCGCGCGGACCTGATGGAGGGCCAGAAGACGGGCGCCTTCCTGGACCAGCGCGAGAACCACGTGGTGGCGTCCCAGTACGCCTTCGGCGAGGCGCTCGACTGCTTCTCGTACGTGGGCGGCTTCGCGCTGCAGCTCGCCACGCGGGCGAAGAGCGTCACCGCCGTGGAAATCTCGGACCAGGCGGCGGCGCAGCTGCGCGAGAACGCGGCCTCCAACAAGCTCACCAACGTGGACGTGGTGGTGGCCAACGCCTTCGACTTCCTGCGCGACGCGGTGGACGAGGGCCGGAAGTTCGACACCATCGTGTTGGATCCGCCGTCGTTCGCGAAGAACAAGGACGCCATCGAGGGCGCGCTGCGCGGGTACAAGGAGATCAACCTGCGCGCCATGCAGCTGCTGCGGCCGGGCGGCTACCTCATCTCCGCGAGCTGCACGTACCACATCGACGAGCAGGGCTTCGAGGACATGCTGGCCTCGGCGGCGGCGGACGCGAAGCGGCGGGTGCAGATCATCGAGAAGCGCGGCGCGGGCAAGGACCACCCCGTGCTGCTGAACCTGCGCGAGACTCGCTACCTGAAGTGCTTCGTGCTCCGCGTGCTGTGA
- a CDS encoding FxsA family protein, with amino-acid sequence MFKYLLLAFTLIPFIELYLLLAIGREVGFWPTVGGILLTGLVGAFLAKKEGLRVFRRWQQSLAQGRMPEEGLVSGLLVLVGSVLLVAPGVLTDVVGLLLLFPPTRKVVATLVRRKLERGMASGAVRFTSFQSGPFMGGPFGAPPQDAPSARGSSWPRKERRPGDEVDAEFSEDDGPGRG; translated from the coding sequence GTGTTCAAGTACCTCCTGCTCGCGTTCACGCTGATTCCGTTCATCGAGCTGTACCTCCTGTTGGCCATCGGCCGGGAGGTCGGCTTCTGGCCCACGGTGGGCGGGATACTGCTCACGGGCCTGGTTGGCGCCTTCCTGGCCAAGAAGGAGGGCCTGCGCGTCTTCCGCCGCTGGCAGCAGTCGCTCGCCCAGGGCCGCATGCCCGAGGAGGGACTGGTGAGCGGGCTGCTCGTGCTGGTGGGCTCGGTGCTGCTGGTGGCGCCCGGGGTGCTCACCGACGTGGTGGGCCTCCTGCTGCTGTTCCCTCCGACGCGCAAGGTGGTGGCCACGCTGGTGCGCCGGAAGCTCGAGCGCGGCATGGCCTCGGGCGCGGTGCGCTTCACCTCGTTCCAGTCGGGTCCCTTCATGGGAGGCCCGTTCGGAGCGCCTCCCCAGGATGCGCCCTCCGCCCGGGGCTCCTCCTGGCCGCGCAAGGAGCGCCGGCCCGGGGACGAGGTGGATGCCGAGTTCTCCGAGGACGACGGTCCCGGGCGCGGGTAG
- a CDS encoding class I SAM-dependent methyltransferase, which translates to MTTADQGSGAAVGMFENRLRKNARHFRKWAKARGLTAFRMYDRDIPEYPYAVDLYGDRVHLVEYPRRQALKKAGGLEEQRAEVLAAVAAVLEVPPDHVHVKTHLPQPWGRSQYGRVGQGSERLVVEEQGLKFWVNLGDYLDTGLFMDHRLTRARVREEARGKSFLNLFCYTGAFTVYAAAGGASRTLSVDLSNTYLDWAEENLALNGLSDTRHTLLRADALAWVLAESKAPEERFDLVVCDPPSFSTSKKMQGTFNVQRDHVRLLEGIRELLTPGGVLYFSTNFLGFELKDTAIRDYEGVEELTPGSIPEDFQRKEIHRCWRMVAPRAGRR; encoded by the coding sequence ATGACGACAGCGGACCAGGGCTCCGGAGCGGCGGTGGGGATGTTCGAGAACCGCCTGCGCAAGAACGCACGGCACTTCCGCAAGTGGGCGAAGGCGCGCGGCCTCACCGCCTTCCGCATGTACGACCGGGACATCCCCGAGTATCCCTACGCGGTGGACCTCTACGGGGACCGGGTGCACCTGGTGGAGTACCCGCGCCGGCAGGCGTTGAAGAAGGCCGGTGGCCTGGAGGAGCAGCGGGCGGAGGTGCTCGCGGCGGTGGCGGCCGTGCTGGAGGTGCCCCCGGACCACGTCCACGTGAAGACGCACCTGCCCCAACCCTGGGGCCGCTCGCAGTACGGCCGGGTAGGCCAGGGCAGTGAGCGCCTCGTGGTGGAGGAGCAGGGGCTGAAGTTCTGGGTCAACCTCGGGGACTACCTGGACACCGGCCTCTTCATGGACCACCGGCTGACGCGGGCCCGCGTGCGCGAGGAGGCCCGGGGAAAGAGCTTCCTCAACCTCTTCTGCTACACGGGCGCCTTCACCGTGTACGCCGCCGCGGGCGGGGCCTCGCGCACCCTCAGCGTGGACCTGTCCAACACCTATCTCGACTGGGCCGAGGAGAACCTCGCGCTCAACGGACTGTCGGACACGCGCCACACCCTGCTGCGCGCCGATGCCCTGGCCTGGGTGCTCGCCGAGAGCAAGGCGCCCGAGGAGCGGTTCGACCTGGTGGTGTGCGATCCACCCTCCTTCTCCACCTCGAAGAAGATGCAGGGCACCTTCAACGTGCAGCGCGACCACGTGCGGCTGCTGGAGGGCATCCGGGAGCTGCTGACTCCCGGCGGTGTCCTCTACTTCTCCACCAACTTCCTGGGCTTCGAGCTGAAGGACACCGCCATCCGCGACTACGAGGGGGTGGAGGAGCTCACGCCCGGCTCCATCCCCGAGGACTTCCAGCGCAAGGAGATCCACCGCTGCTGGCGCATGGTGGCTCCTCGCGCCGGACGCCGCTGA
- a CDS encoding FecR domain-containing protein: MARHEAEALWALAAGELDAEARVRVEAHVAGCGECARRLSEVRETRALLRVARDEAPPVRWAEADDRVLTMATRRFARLEHKPRWPWMLAAMGVCAAAMLVLLAPRPGTVTRAVPEETVVAKQVEAPSPTVQVEGEAGAWARDVDGTEQVLRKDAGLRAGTTVRTPGRGSARLRLPDASRMQVSSDSEVVLARTEADDVHLRVVRGRVSVQASHAERRGFVVEADGLRVFVVGTVFTVENTPQGPAVSVLEGKVRVEAEGQSPQFATAGQRVELHAGERAWKNRPLSAQDRKAFEALGVRVKAASTSRPTPAPAAPPPQVAQAQPEATPPSPEVAQASVPDTKPALAPGPQPEAANDASPTPVEPEPPVAMNTLAPEEEWQRFPAPREVEERFLAHARAEVATRTCESYLVGLGEIAEQSHVRPFREEARYLRARCYEVRFQRNEATVEYLRYLRAYPWGRWAAQARAALLR; the protein is encoded by the coding sequence ATGGCTCGCCATGAAGCGGAAGCACTCTGGGCGCTGGCCGCGGGAGAGCTGGACGCGGAGGCGCGCGTCCGGGTGGAGGCGCACGTGGCTGGCTGCGGCGAGTGCGCCCGGCGGCTCTCGGAGGTGCGGGAGACGCGCGCCCTGCTGCGGGTGGCGAGGGACGAAGCGCCCCCGGTGCGCTGGGCGGAGGCGGATGACCGGGTCCTGACGATGGCCACCCGGCGCTTCGCCCGGCTCGAGCACAAGCCCCGCTGGCCGTGGATGCTGGCGGCGATGGGTGTCTGCGCGGCGGCGATGCTCGTCCTGCTGGCGCCACGGCCCGGCACGGTGACGCGCGCGGTTCCAGAGGAAACGGTGGTGGCGAAGCAGGTGGAGGCCCCCTCCCCCACCGTGCAGGTCGAGGGCGAGGCGGGCGCGTGGGCGCGCGACGTGGACGGGACGGAGCAGGTGCTTCGGAAGGACGCGGGCCTGCGGGCGGGCACCACGGTGAGGACGCCGGGCCGGGGAAGCGCCCGGCTGCGGCTGCCCGACGCGAGCCGCATGCAGGTCTCGTCCGACTCGGAGGTGGTGCTGGCCCGCACCGAGGCGGACGACGTGCACCTGCGCGTGGTGCGGGGGCGCGTCTCGGTGCAGGCCTCGCACGCCGAGCGGCGTGGCTTCGTCGTGGAGGCGGACGGCCTGCGCGTCTTCGTGGTGGGCACCGTCTTCACCGTGGAGAACACGCCCCAGGGGCCCGCCGTCTCCGTGCTGGAGGGCAAGGTGCGCGTCGAGGCCGAGGGCCAATCGCCCCAGTTCGCCACCGCGGGCCAGCGCGTGGAGCTGCACGCTGGCGAGCGCGCTTGGAAGAACCGGCCGCTGTCGGCGCAGGACCGGAAGGCCTTCGAGGCGCTCGGTGTCCGGGTGAAGGCCGCGAGCACCTCGCGGCCCACGCCGGCTCCCGCCGCGCCTCCGCCCCAGGTGGCGCAGGCCCAGCCCGAGGCGACTCCGCCCTCGCCCGAGGTGGCCCAGGCCTCCGTGCCGGACACGAAGCCCGCGCTCGCCCCGGGGCCCCAGCCCGAGGCGGCGAATGACGCGAGCCCCACACCGGTAGAGCCCGAGCCTCCGGTGGCGATGAACACGCTCGCGCCCGAGGAGGAGTGGCAGCGCTTCCCGGCACCGCGCGAGGTGGAGGAGCGCTTCCTCGCCCATGCCCGCGCGGAGGTGGCCACCCGTACCTGCGAGAGCTACCTGGTGGGACTGGGGGAGATCGCCGAGCAGAGCCACGTGCGCCCGTTCCGCGAGGAGGCACGCTACCTGCGGGCGCGCTGCTACGAGGTCCGCTTCCAGCGCAACGAGGCCACGGTCGAATACCTCCGCTATTTGAGGGCATACCCCTGGGGCCGCTGGGCCGCGCAGGCGCGCGCCGCGCTCTTGAGGTAG
- a CDS encoding YkgJ family cysteine cluster protein has translation MSHRDWDDDSGEGSPVPGAREEARALQELRAIYRQADAAYAPFSCPASGECCQLAKTKRQPWLWAPEWLLLARHRPLPPPREDGGCPYLDAAGKRCTVYADRPFGCRTFFCERIRGPARQPAETVSALLIRLERVSERIMPSLTSPRPILEWHAEAVDREE, from the coding sequence ATGAGCCACCGGGACTGGGACGACGACAGCGGCGAGGGCTCCCCGGTCCCGGGTGCGCGCGAGGAGGCGCGGGCCCTCCAGGAGCTGCGCGCCATCTACCGGCAGGCGGACGCGGCGTACGCGCCCTTCTCGTGCCCGGCCAGCGGCGAGTGCTGCCAGCTCGCGAAGACGAAGCGCCAGCCCTGGCTCTGGGCCCCCGAGTGGCTGCTCCTGGCGCGCCACCGCCCGCTGCCGCCCCCGAGAGAGGACGGCGGCTGCCCCTACCTGGATGCCGCGGGGAAGCGCTGCACCGTGTACGCGGACCGTCCCTTCGGCTGCCGCACCTTCTTCTGTGAGCGCATCCGGGGTCCGGCGCGTCAGCCCGCGGAGACCGTGAGCGCGCTGCTGATTCGACTGGAGCGTGTCTCCGAGCGCATCATGCCGTCACTGACCAGCCCTCGACCCATCCTCGAGTGGCACGCGGAGGCAGTCGACCGCGAGGAGTGA
- a CDS encoding RNA polymerase sigma factor: MLTRTIHMPVADFLGGDFARLSFQGEHPVTTHGARPVETPLGSALCVDGPSTPALPADEAQFLALVHRVREGDLTAFDRLYQLTRADAARTLRHLVGNRTELEDLLQETYLRLLTAVKGFRGESRFRTFFYRVCANVALSHLRWKRRRPEDPFAEPPESACPGEDPERAAARRQAARLVETALERLKPKKRIVFVYYELCGMSPDEIALAVGSSPNTVRSRLHHARLEFNEAMQRLLHTRAGGPHGSP, from the coding sequence GTGCTCACCCGAACCATCCACATGCCCGTGGCGGATTTCCTCGGAGGGGACTTCGCCCGGCTCTCGTTCCAGGGGGAGCACCCGGTGACGACGCACGGAGCACGCCCGGTGGAGACGCCGCTGGGCTCCGCCTTGTGTGTGGACGGGCCGTCCACCCCCGCGCTCCCCGCGGACGAGGCCCAGTTCCTGGCGCTCGTGCACCGCGTGCGGGAGGGAGACCTCACCGCCTTCGACCGGCTCTACCAGCTCACCCGGGCCGACGCGGCCCGGACCCTGCGCCACCTGGTGGGCAATCGCACCGAGCTGGAGGACCTCCTTCAGGAGACCTACCTGCGGCTGCTCACCGCGGTGAAGGGCTTCCGCGGCGAGTCGCGCTTCCGCACCTTCTTCTACCGGGTGTGTGCCAATGTGGCACTGTCGCACCTGAGGTGGAAGCGGCGCCGGCCGGAGGATCCGTTCGCGGAGCCGCCCGAGTCCGCGTGTCCCGGGGAGGACCCGGAGCGAGCGGCGGCCCGGCGCCAGGCGGCCCGGCTGGTGGAGACGGCGCTGGAGCGGCTCAAGCCCAAGAAGCGCATCGTCTTCGTCTATTACGAGCTGTGTGGGATGAGCCCGGACGAGATCGCCCTGGCCGTGGGAAGCTCGCCCAACACCGTGCGCAGCCGGTTGCACCACGCACGACTGGAGTTCAACGAGGCCATGCAGCGACTGCTCCACACCCGCGCCGGAGGCCCCCATGGCTCGCCATGA
- a CDS encoding cystathionine gamma-synthase: protein MRFDTLAIHAGQEPDPTTGAIMTPVYLTSTYVQAGPGEHKGYEYSRTQNPTRNALQACLAALEGAKHGLAFASGLAGTDMLMHMLEAGDHVVVSDDVYGGTFRIFDKVFKRHGLSFSWVDLSNPDSFEKAITPKTKMVWVESPTNPMLKLIDLARIAETAKKRNILSVCDNTFMSPYFQRPLELGFDVVTHSTTKYINGHSDVVGGFVCTSNDELAQKMYFLQNAVGGVPGAMDSFLVLRGVKTLGVRMERHAQNAMKVAQYLATHPKVQKVTYPGLESHPQHALARKQMKGFGGMMTFDMKGGLESARKFLKTVKIFACAESLGGVESLIEHPAIMTHASVPKETREMLGISDGFIRLSVGIEDAQDLIDDLKSALDVA from the coding sequence ATGCGCTTCGACACTCTCGCCATCCACGCCGGCCAGGAGCCGGATCCGACCACCGGCGCCATCATGACGCCGGTCTACCTGACTTCCACCTACGTCCAGGCGGGCCCCGGGGAGCACAAGGGCTACGAGTACAGCCGGACGCAGAACCCCACCCGCAACGCCCTTCAGGCGTGCCTGGCGGCTCTCGAGGGCGCGAAGCACGGCCTCGCGTTCGCCTCGGGTCTGGCCGGCACGGACATGCTGATGCACATGCTGGAGGCCGGGGACCACGTCGTCGTGTCGGATGACGTGTACGGCGGCACCTTCCGCATCTTCGACAAGGTCTTCAAGCGCCACGGCCTGAGCTTCTCCTGGGTGGACCTGTCCAATCCGGACAGCTTCGAGAAGGCCATCACCCCGAAGACGAAGATGGTCTGGGTGGAGTCGCCCACCAACCCGATGCTCAAGCTCATCGACCTGGCGCGCATCGCGGAGACGGCGAAGAAGCGGAACATCCTCTCGGTGTGCGACAACACCTTCATGAGCCCGTACTTCCAGCGTCCGCTGGAGCTGGGGTTCGACGTGGTGACTCACTCCACCACCAAGTACATCAACGGCCACAGCGACGTGGTGGGTGGCTTCGTCTGCACGAGCAACGACGAGCTGGCGCAGAAGATGTACTTCCTGCAGAACGCGGTGGGCGGTGTGCCGGGCGCCATGGACAGCTTCCTGGTGCTGCGCGGGGTGAAGACGCTGGGCGTGCGCATGGAGCGCCACGCGCAGAACGCGATGAAGGTGGCCCAGTACCTCGCCACGCACCCCAAGGTGCAGAAGGTCACCTATCCGGGCCTGGAGAGCCACCCGCAGCACGCGCTGGCGCGCAAGCAGATGAAGGGCTTCGGCGGGATGATGACCTTCGACATGAAGGGCGGGCTGGAGTCGGCGCGCAAGTTCCTCAAGACGGTGAAGATCTTCGCCTGCGCCGAGTCACTCGGTGGAGTGGAGTCGCTCATCGAGCACCCGGCGATCATGACGCACGCCTCGGTGCCGAAGGAGACGCGCGAGATGCTGGGCATCTCGGACGGCTTCATCCGTCTGTCGGTGGGCATCGAGGACGCGCAGGATCTCATCGACGACCTGAAGAGCGCGCTCGACGTGGCCTGA
- a CDS encoding DUF7107 domain-containing protein, whose translation MLNPLPRKSSLLPPLLALLAGLVSGCIISGDYRDHGDWCEDDHHACVDSSDCHVNQYCMRGSCQDVPVNSTSCTTSKDCGTGDICVNGLCNHRCSRDADCASGSYCDGFYCRVKPGTDGGTKPPDGGTKPPPDGGTTCPPPPPPPPDAGTPPPPPPVDAGTPGSCVRNSDCGSGSYCINSTCVRGCTSDSECSSTQMCSSGLCRPRPTDSCTSASQCATGNDCVDGTCRPPCTSSTQCASGSVCKIGYCTPADNPGSGKACQANCDCPSGERCVEGLCRI comes from the coding sequence ATGCTGAACCCTCTCCCCCGTAAATCCTCCCTGTTGCCTCCCCTGCTCGCGCTCCTGGCGGGCCTCGTCTCCGGATGCATCATCAGCGGCGACTACCGTGACCACGGCGACTGGTGCGAGGACGACCATCACGCCTGCGTCGACTCGTCCGACTGTCACGTCAACCAGTACTGCATGCGCGGGTCGTGTCAGGACGTCCCCGTGAACTCGACGTCCTGCACCACCTCCAAGGACTGCGGCACGGGTGACATCTGCGTCAACGGGCTGTGCAACCACCGGTGCTCGCGTGATGCGGACTGTGCCTCGGGCTCCTACTGCGATGGTTTCTACTGCCGCGTGAAGCCGGGCACGGACGGTGGGACGAAGCCGCCGGACGGTGGGACGAAGCCGCCGCCGGACGGTGGCACCACCTGCCCGCCGCCGCCTCCTCCTCCGCCCGATGCTGGCACGCCGCCGCCTCCTCCTCCTGTCGACGCCGGCACGCCGGGCAGCTGCGTGCGCAACAGCGACTGCGGCTCGGGCAGCTACTGCATCAACAGCACCTGCGTCCGTGGCTGCACCTCCGACTCGGAGTGCTCCTCCACGCAGATGTGCTCGAGCGGCCTGTGCCGCCCGCGCCCGACGGACTCGTGCACCAGCGCCTCGCAGTGCGCCACCGGGAACGACTGTGTGGACGGCACCTGCCGCCCGCCCTGCACCTCCAGCACCCAGTGCGCCTCCGGCAGCGTGTGCAAGATCGGCTACTGCACTCCGGCGGACAACCCGGGCAGTGGCAAGGCCTGCCAGGCCAACTGCGACTGCCCCTCGGGTGAGCGCTGCGTCGAGGGCCTCTGCCGCATCTGA
- the bla gene encoding subclass B1 metallo-beta-lactamase, which yields MNPSLFSKCRAWTLLALSLACTAPTGGTRTPPAPASEEYRLAEDLTVRLIAPGVWMHTSVAGEADGGYPANGLLVEDGEASLLIDTAWEDAQTERLISWARDTLHRPIRAAVATHFHKDRLGGAPVLIEHDISVLALEETVQLARTHGKTLPSGTVLHDAKLGPLELFYPGPGHAPDNMVVWHPQSGILFGGCFVKDATAKGLGNVSDANVNAWPESLERTRARFPAIRTVVPGHGPIGGPELLAHTRDLLDEAARRAQPSP from the coding sequence ATGAACCCCTCTCTCTTCTCGAAGTGCCGTGCCTGGACGCTCCTCGCGCTGAGTCTGGCCTGTACCGCCCCCACCGGAGGCACGAGGACGCCACCCGCCCCTGCGTCGGAGGAGTACCGGCTCGCGGAGGACCTGACGGTGCGGCTGATCGCCCCCGGCGTGTGGATGCACACCTCCGTGGCCGGAGAGGCCGACGGCGGCTACCCCGCCAATGGTCTCCTCGTCGAGGACGGAGAGGCATCACTCCTCATCGACACGGCATGGGAGGACGCCCAGACCGAGCGGCTGATCTCCTGGGCACGCGACACGCTCCACCGCCCCATCCGGGCCGCGGTCGCCACGCACTTCCACAAGGACAGGCTCGGCGGGGCGCCCGTGCTCATCGAACACGACATCTCGGTGCTCGCGCTGGAGGAGACAGTCCAACTCGCCCGGACGCACGGCAAGACGCTCCCCTCGGGCACCGTCCTCCATGACGCGAAGCTCGGGCCCCTGGAGCTCTTCTACCCCGGTCCCGGTCACGCGCCCGACAACATGGTGGTGTGGCACCCGCAGAGCGGCATCCTGTTCGGCGGCTGCTTCGTGAAGGACGCGACCGCGAAGGGGCTCGGCAACGTGTCCGACGCCAACGTGAACGCGTGGCCGGAGAGCCTCGAACGGACACGGGCGCGCTTCCCCGCCATCCGCACGGTGGTTCCGGGTCATGGGCCCATCGGGGGCCCGGAGCTGCTCGCGCATACCCGTGACCTGCTCGACGAGGCCGCCCGCCGCGCCCAGCCGTCCCCCTGA
- a CDS encoding DUF4403 family protein: MSLSRLRSLPALLASLALLSCAGSRIEKQNLQPPPPAANGGRPVSDPPPSRIVIHATIFREALVKKMAESLPRSGEGDAQLFAGQSVHYTWQREPVSLKFDRGRVVVGVNVLGRFNMLGERELPISITIAGEPVMTADFKALLQSTDVQVVASGPVDAVNRALEAKLRGLIAQTLEDFRFDVRPLVASAFSRLARPIEIPVGDQVACAELKVTNLEASPTVLADGLEKDLGIVVLPSVTLPCTPVASLAGPTSNDGGTGLDGGPQTASTQFASYTAGATGTDGGVPQADGGAQYATYTVGPTSNDGGTGLDAGTPAAQVAMPLLQNVSTLPSGPFKVVIPVAARYEELSKALESSMNGRLHFSSSHPELYMEKPQVYPSDDTVVIRMNLGGSARVGDYSVPVGGEIFFAGHPHVIDNQLSVPDLEITPGTASELVKLKFALDYQSIREQARQALRVDVSERLAAVKDKMSTELSFSEDLGCVRGQVLRSEVTGVYPHPSFLRIYVQVDAQVGLYLPCKK; encoded by the coding sequence ATGTCTCTCTCGCGCCTCCGCTCTCTCCCCGCGCTCCTCGCGTCCCTGGCCCTCCTGTCCTGCGCCGGCTCTCGCATCGAGAAGCAGAACCTCCAGCCGCCACCTCCCGCCGCCAACGGTGGCCGCCCGGTGTCGGATCCGCCGCCCTCGCGCATCGTCATCCACGCCACCATCTTCCGCGAGGCCCTCGTCAAGAAGATGGCCGAGAGCCTGCCGCGCTCGGGCGAGGGCGATGCCCAGCTCTTCGCCGGACAGTCCGTCCACTACACCTGGCAGCGCGAGCCGGTGTCGCTCAAGTTCGATCGCGGCCGCGTCGTGGTGGGCGTCAACGTGCTCGGCCGCTTCAACATGCTCGGCGAGCGGGAGCTGCCCATCTCCATCACCATCGCCGGCGAGCCCGTCATGACCGCGGACTTCAAGGCGCTCCTGCAGTCCACCGACGTGCAGGTGGTGGCCTCCGGGCCCGTGGACGCCGTCAACCGCGCCCTCGAGGCCAAGCTGCGCGGCCTCATCGCCCAGACGCTCGAGGACTTCCGCTTCGACGTGCGTCCGCTGGTGGCCAGTGCCTTCTCCCGCCTCGCCCGCCCCATCGAGATTCCCGTGGGCGACCAGGTCGCCTGCGCCGAGCTGAAGGTGACCAACCTGGAGGCCTCTCCCACCGTGCTCGCCGACGGCCTGGAGAAGGACCTCGGCATCGTCGTGCTCCCCTCGGTGACGCTGCCCTGCACCCCGGTGGCCAGCCTCGCCGGCCCCACCTCCAACGATGGGGGCACGGGGCTCGATGGTGGCCCCCAGACGGCCAGCACCCAGTTCGCCAGCTACACCGCCGGTGCCACGGGCACGGACGGCGGCGTGCCCCAGGCGGACGGCGGCGCGCAGTACGCCACCTATACCGTCGGCCCCACGAGCAACGACGGAGGCACGGGTCTCGACGCGGGCACCCCGGCCGCGCAGGTGGCCATGCCGCTGCTGCAGAACGTCTCCACCCTGCCCTCCGGCCCCTTCAAGGTGGTCATTCCCGTCGCCGCCCGCTACGAGGAGCTCTCCAAGGCGCTCGAGTCCTCCATGAACGGACGCCTCCACTTCTCCTCGTCCCACCCCGAGCTCTACATGGAGAAGCCCCAGGTCTACCCGTCCGATGACACGGTGGTCATCCGGATGAACCTGGGCGGCAGCGCCAGGGTGGGTGATTACTCCGTGCCGGTGGGCGGGGAGATCTTCTTCGCCGGCCATCCCCATGTCATCGACAACCAGCTCTCCGTCCCCGACCTGGAGATCACCCCGGGCACGGCCAGCGAGCTGGTGAAGCTCAAGTTCGCCCTGGACTACCAGTCCATCCGCGAGCAGGCCCGGCAGGCGCTCCGGGTGGATGTCTCCGAGCGCCTGGCCGCGGTGAAGGACAAGATGTCCACCGAGCTGTCCTTCTCCGAGGACCTGGGCTGCGTGCGCGGCCAGGTCCTGCGCTCCGAAGTGACGGGTGTTTATCCGCACCCGAGCTTCCTGCGCATCTACGTCCAGGTGGATGCACAGGTGGGGCTGTACCTTCCCTGCAAGAAGTAA
- a CDS encoding DUF1499 domain-containing protein, with protein MFRSWSLRISLVAVLLLVLGPLLGFLGVLPGFQAMLVFASAALVGLVGIVASIVTVVRGRVVPGFTAMALGTLALVVVLTPAFAGGGKPPINDISTDLKDVPAFTHARTLPENAGKDLGYPEDFKIVVEKFYPDLKSRKLAEPPDAVFERAVALARAHPGWTVTNVDVQARTFEGVAESRVFRLRDDFVVRVRPEEGGGTRVDMRSKSRAGRGDMGANAARIHEFLEALAGSAH; from the coding sequence ATGTTTCGCTCCTGGTCATTGCGCATCTCGCTCGTCGCGGTGCTGTTGCTGGTCCTCGGTCCGCTGCTGGGCTTCCTCGGGGTGCTCCCCGGGTTCCAGGCCATGCTCGTGTTCGCGAGCGCGGCGCTGGTGGGCCTGGTGGGCATCGTGGCCAGCATCGTCACCGTGGTCCGGGGCAGGGTGGTTCCCGGCTTCACGGCGATGGCGCTCGGAACCCTCGCGCTGGTCGTGGTGCTGACACCGGCCTTCGCGGGTGGGGGCAAGCCTCCCATCAACGACATCAGCACGGACCTGAAGGACGTGCCCGCGTTCACCCACGCCCGGACGCTGCCGGAGAACGCGGGGAAGGACCTGGGCTACCCGGAGGATTTCAAGATCGTCGTGGAGAAGTTCTACCCGGACCTGAAGTCGCGGAAGCTGGCCGAGCCCCCGGACGCGGTCTTCGAGCGGGCCGTCGCGCTGGCGCGGGCGCACCCCGGGTGGACGGTGACGAACGTGGATGTCCAGGCGCGAACCTTCGAGGGCGTGGCCGAGTCCCGGGTCTTCCGCCTGAGGGATGACTTCGTGGTGCGGGTGAGGCCGGAGGAGGGAGGGGGAACGCGGGTGGACATGCGCTCGAAGTCGCGGGCGGGGCGGGGTGACATGGGCGCCAACGCCGCGCGCATCCACGAGTTCCTGGAGGCGCTGGCGGGCTCGGCGCATTAG